The stretch of DNA GTCTGAACGATCTGCGGTAGTCGGTCGGTTCTGGAAAATGCCCAACAGAATCAGGGGTACCACAATCATCAGGCTGCCGATAACAAACCATATATCCGGAGTTTCGGCAAACCAGATCCAACCGATGAGTATGGCCCAGATCAGGCCGGTATATTCGGCACTGGTTACCTGGTTGGCGTCGACAGTGCGATACGCGAGCAACACGGTCAGACTATAAACCAGAATTAAAGCGCCAGAACTGAGAGCAAATCCCAGGATGTCGGGTCGCCAACCCGGAGCGCTGATAAACCATTCGCCCGCAAATAACAGTATGGCAGCAGGCACCATGAGTACATGGCTGATAAACAGCTTGTGTACCGTGCTGTGCTGAGGCGGCAACAAGCGAACCAATACGGCGTTGATGGCCAGCGCCAGCGCACCGCCCAGTGCCGCGATTGCACCCCAGTTGAACTCCAGCGGTCTCAGTATAACCAGCGTACCCGCCAACCCACTCACTACTGCGAGCACACTCCAGGGTGTTAACTTTTCGCTGAACATCAACACGGCCAGTAACATGACCATCAAGGGTGCAATATAAAACACCGCATTGGCAGTGGCCAGTGGCAGGGTAGTCAGGGCGACGACCATACAAAACACACCCAACAGGGCCATCGCTGATCTTAACAAGTGGACGCGCAGACCAGCAAAGGGAGTGTGCAGATCAAACTGGCGATAAAAGGGCAATAACAGCGCAATGGTGATCAACGTTCGTACCAGAATGAACTGAAAAACAGGCGCGCCGCTGCCCATCAACTTGACAACAACATCTGATAGCACCGCCAGTGCATTGCCTATGATTAGCAGCACGATTGCGCTTCGCAGCGTATGACCTTTCATGGGAGATTCCGTGCCCGCCTGTGACCACTGCACCGGCGGGCATTACGAGGAGGGCCAGGTTCAGGCTTTCTGGCGACGCAGATACTCAACCAGCAGAGGCACAGGACGACCCGTAGCACCTTTCTGGGCGCCACTCAGCCAGGCAGTGCCGGCGATGTCGAGATGCGCCCACTGGAATTTCTCGGCAAATCGGGACAGAAAGCAGGCTGCGGTGATCGTGCCGGCTTTGGGGCCGCCGATGTTCGCCAGATCCGCGAAGTTTGAGTCCAGTAACGGGAAATATTCTTCGTCCAGCGGTAGCTGCCAGACGGTATCCAGTGTCTGCTGGCCAAGCTCAAACAACTCCTTGGCCAGTGCTTCGTTGTTGCTGAGCATGGCGGTGTTTACTTCACCAAAGGTCGCCACCGCCGCGCCGGTCAAAGTTGCCACATCAATCACTGTTTTGGGGTTAAAGCGCTCCGCATAGGTCAGTGCGTCACACAGAACCAGGCGGCCCTCGGCGTCGGTATTAAGAACTTCTATGGTTTTGCCAGACATGCTGGTGACGATGTCACCGGGTTTGGTGGCCTTGCCGCTGGGCATGTTCTCGGCAGCAGCTATCACAGCAACCACGTTGATCGGCAGGTTCAATTCTGCAACCGTTGTCATAGTGCCAATAACCGATGCCGCACCGCACATATCGAACTTCATCTCGTCCATGCCTGCGCCGGGTTTCAGGCTGATACCGCCGGTATCGAAGGTGATTCCTTTACCTACCAGGCAGTAGGGTTTACTGCCGGCTTTGCTGGTGCCCTTGTGCTCAATCACAATCAGTCGGGACTCTTCTTTAGAGCCGTTACCAACGGAGAGCAGGGAGCCCATACCCAGTTTTTCCATCTGTTTTTCAGTCAGAACCTTGACCTTCAGCGATTTGTATTTGATGCCCATTTCTGTGGCCGTCTGCGCCAGATAGGACGGCGTACAGATATTGCCTGGCAGGTTGCCCAGCTCTCGTGTGACGCTCATGCCTTTGCTGATGGCTTCGCCGGCCTGCATGGCATCGCTCAGGGTTTTGCGGCTGGCATCAGCGGCGGGTGCGATATTGACGGTTTTTAATGTCCATGCATCAGATTTCTTGCTCTTGGTCTGATCATAACGGTATTGAGCGTTGGCCGTTTCCATGGTGAGCTGCGTCACCGCCCAGGCGGCATCACGACCCTGGATGGCCAGCTGTGCCAGAGTGCTGGTTGCTGTTTTTGCACCACTTTTGTTAATGCTGGTGGCAGCTGCGCGAACCGCTTTGCGCCAGGCTTTAGCATTCAATTTGGCCTTTTCACCCAGACCGACCAGCAGCAGTCGTTCAGTCTGGCTGTTGCCGGGAGTTGGAACCATCAGAGTTTCGGCAGTTTTGCCTTTGATATCGCCGGATTTGATCAAACCGCTGACCAGCTTGCCTAGCGACGCGTCAAGCGTCATGCCATCGGCGGCCAGACCGGTTTTTTCACAGACCCCCAGAACCAGGCAGTCGACTTTCTTGTTCAGGGTTTTGTCAGTCAGTAACTGAAATTTCATAACATTGATGTCCTGATGAATAAGGTATTGATTTTAAATGGCACAGATTGGCTGTCATGCTAGTTAAAAGACGACAACAAGGCAATACTGAACGCCTTCAGTGTACTTTGCCGCCTGAGACGATTAAAATTGGCGCCCTGTTTATCACCCTGAATCACGGAGTTGTTATGGCCCGAGTCAAAATCAGCATGCCGGAAGAGTTTTTGTTCAGCATGGAGTACCCGGTGCGCTTCAGTGATCTGGATTATGCCCGTCACCTGAATAGTGTTGCCATGGTGCATATTTTGCACGAAGCCAGGCTGCAGTTTCTGGCCAGTCTGGGTCTGACGGAGGCCAATATTTTTGGCCTGGGTATGGTGGTGACAGATATGGCGATCGACTATCGCTCTGAGTCTTTTGCCAAGGATGTATTGGTCATTGAGGTAGGTGTCAGTCGGTTTAATAAATATGGCTGTGATATCTGCTTTCAGATTACCAATTCAGCACTGGAGCGGGTTGTGTGTAATGCTAAACAGGGCGTGGTGTTTTTCGATTTTGACAAACATAAAATTGCGCCGGTTCCCCCGGCGTTTAAAAGTCTGGTAGGCGAAACCGAACTTTAGGGCCGCGGGCACCATGATCCTGTTTCGCTACTTTGCCCGTCAGCTGCTGCAGGTCACGGCTGCAGTAACGCTGATTCTGCTGGTTGTCTCATTTACCTCGCGTTTTCTTCAATACTTGGCCGATGCGGTAGCTGGCCAGATGACCACAGATATCCTGTTGTTGTTGATGTCTTTCAGGTTGCCTGAATTTCTCAGCATTATCGTGCCTTTTGCCTGGTTTTTGGCGATTCTGCTGGCTTATGGGCGCATGTATGCGGAAAACGAGCTGGTGGTATTGCATGCCTGTGGCTACAGTCGTTCTCGCCTGCTGGCTGTGACCAGTGTTGTCGCGGTGCTGCTGGCGATTGTCATGGGCGGGTTGAGTCTATACCTGGCACCAGCCGGCTTGCAGCAGACGGAGCGTTTGCGGCTTTCTCAACAGGAATTGACGGAAATTGATCTGATTGTTGCCGGGCAGTTTCAGGAATTTAATCGTGGGCAACGGGTTACCTACGCGGAGACCATTTCTGAAACAGATCAGGGTCGGCAATTGAATAACACATTTGTTGTTGTGCGTGCTCCCGGTGGTGCAGAAGGGGAGCCTGAGTTGCGAGTGATGGTGGCGCGCACGGCCAGACCCATTCTGGATCAGGAAACCGGACGTCGCTTCATGTTGCTGGAAGATGGATATTTCTACGATGGTGAGCCAGGCCAGGCTGATTACTCTGTCACGCAATTTGAACAGCAGGGTATCCTGCTGCCAGAGCAGGCGAATATAGCACCGGTTCTGGAAGAAAAGGCCTTACCAACCGCAGCACTGCTGGGTTCGGCGCAGCCCGGTCTGCAGGCGGAGCTGCAGTGGCGTATTTCGGTGGTGTTGTTATTGCCTGTGCTGACCTTGATCGCAGTTCCGCTAAGCAAGGTTGAACCACGGCAGGGGCGTTTTGCCCGCCTGGTGCCGGCAGCACTGCTGTATGGTTTGTACTTTATGCTGTTGCAGGTTTCCAGAGAGGCACTTGAAGATGGTGATCTGCCTGCAGCAATAGGTCTGTGGTGGGTGCACGCTGTGTTTTTGCTGTATGGACTGATCCTGTTGATGAAAGGTCGTCCACGACAACGTCCGCTTGCAGCGAGGGCTCCTTGATATGGGCTTGTTGGCGAGATATGTCAGCAAAATGGTACTGGGTGCCATGCTGGTCGTGCTTGGCGTCATAGCCACTATTGACCTTATTTTTACCCTTGCCGACGAACTGGGCAGTACCAATGAGTTTTACACCGCTGCTCATGCCGTGATGTACGTGCTTATGACCATGCCGACCAGTGTCTATGAATTATTACCTTATGTGGCACTGGGCGGGGCGATTATCGGACTGGGCGTGCTGGCTTCCAGCCAGGAGCTGCTGATTATGCAATCGGCCGGCATCAAGACTACCCGACTGATTTACTGGGTGTTGTTGCCGGTGTTTGGCGTCATGCTGTTTAGCCTGATACTGGGCGAATGGGTGGCGCCGACGCTACAGCAGCGTGCGCAGAGTGAACGTGCAGTGATTATGAGTGGCGGGCAGGCCATTACCAGTGAAGGCGGTCAGTGGCGCAAAATTGGCAATGAATTTATTCATGTCAATGCCATCGCGCCGGGCGGTCGGGAGTTGTTTGGAGTCACCGTTTATGAGCTGGATGAGCAGCGGCGGGTATTGCGAAGCAGCTTTGCGCAGATAGCAGAGTACATTGATGAAGGTGAGCAGTCCTACTGGCGTATGCACGATGTGCAGGAGACACTGTTTGGCAGTGACAGACTGGTTGCCGCCGACTATCCCATGTATCGATGGGATATTGATATGTCTCCGGAGTTACTGAGCGTTCTGTTGGTTCGCCCTGATCGCCAGTCAATCAGTGGCCTGTTCCGCTTTGCGCGTTATTTTGATAGTGAGGGGCTCGATAGCAGCAGCTATTACCTCGCTTTCTGGAAGAAACTGATGCAGCCACTGGCGACGCTGGCGCTTGTGGTGCTGGCGATTTCCTTTGTATTTGGCCCGCTGCGTGAAGCGACTATGGGGCATCGGGTGTTTGTGGCAATTGCCATTGCGCTGGGGTTCACTATCGCCCAAAGAACGTTGGAACCAGTGACGATTCTTTACGGGATAAACCCGTTTTTTGCGGTTTTGTTCCCCATACTGCTATGCGTTCTGGTTGGGCTGTATCTGCTACGGCGAGTCTAAATACCTGAGTAACTCAGGGAACCAGACTGTGCATGCGAATGTTGATCATGCGCAGGGTGGCCTTTACACCCGCCAGCACCTGGTTGGCGTCGACGCCGCGGGTCTTCAGCTCACGTTCTTCCAGGCGCCATGTAATAATACATTCAGTCAGTGCGTTGGTGTTGCCACCGCGGGGAATGTGCACCTCGTAGTCCAGCAAGGCTGGCATACTGAAGTCGCGTTTTTTTAGTATCTTGCTCACGGCGTCTGTAAACGCGGCGAAGCCGCCAGTACCGGAACCAGACGCAGTATAAATTTTGCCCTGAATGCTGACACGGATGCTGGCGGTGCTGTCGACATCCAGTCCGCTGCTGATGTAACAGTTCAGCAGCTCGACATACCGATACTCGCGCCGCTCCAATACATCAGCAATGATAAAGGGCAGGTCGTCGGCCGTAATCAGAGCTTTGGAATCGCCCAGTTTAACCACTTCCTGCAACACTTTTTTCTGATCTTCAGGCGAAAGCTCCAGACCTAATTCTTCCAGGTTGTTGGCCAGAGATGCTTTGCCACTCATCTTGCCAAGTGCGTAAGTGCGTTTGCGTGCAAACCGCTCGGGACGCAGGGCTGTGATGTAAAGGCCGCCTTTCTGGTCGCCGTCAGCATGAATACCCGCTGTCTGGGTAAACACATCAGCGCCGACGATGGGGGCATTGGCAGCGACCCACTTGCCTGAGAAATTTTCTACCATGCGACTGAGCATGGCGATGCGTGTTTCATCGATAGACAGATGGACTCGCAGTTTGTCTTTCAGCACAACAGCGACTTCTGCAAGTGAGGCGTTGCCCGCCCGCTCGCCCAGGCAGTTGACGGTGCAATGCACTGTGTCAACGCCAGCTTTTACTGCCGCCATGACGTTAGCCGTGGCCAGGCCGTAGTCATTGTGTGGGTGGAAATCAAAGCGCAGTGTCGGGAATCGGGTAATCATGTCGCGCAGTGCGGTGTAGACCTCATCCGGCGTCATCACACCCAATGTGTCCGGCAGCATGAAGTTGCCGATACCAATATCAGTGATGCCGCTAACCAGGCCAAAAACGTATTCGGGACTGTCCTGATAGCCGTTTGACCAGTCCTCGAGGTAAAGGTTGACGCGCAAACCCTGTTCCTGAGCGTAGGCCACAGTCCTGCGAATGTCCTGAACATGCTCGTTCAGCGTGCGGCCAAGCTGCTCACGACAGTGTTTCTCGCTGCCCTTGGCCAGCAGGTTTATTACTTTTCCACCAGCATCACGGACCCAGTTAACACTAAGCGTATAATCAACGAACCCCAGCACTTCAACTTTATCCAGAAAGCCTTCCTGGGCCGCCCATGCGTTGATATCGGCTACGGCACGTTGCTCGCCCTCAGAAACTCTGGCCGAGGCGACCTCAATGCGATCAACTTTCAGGGCCTGCAGCAAAGAGCGGGCAATCTGCAGTTTTTCCTTTGGGGTGAACGATACGCCCTGGGTCTGTTCGCCGTCACGCAGTGTGGTATCCAGTAGTTGGACGTGACGATTGTTGAGCTCGGTATTGGCGTTCATTGTGCAAAGTTTCCCAAAGTGGATCGCAGTCAGAGGCGCGATTCTAGCAGAGTTTAAGTTTCTGACGAAATGACCGATAATACCGGCATGAACCGATCTCTAGCTGTTTCACTGTTAATGGGCCTGTCATTGGCCAGCCTTGATGTTCGTGCAGAAGTGCGACCGGAGCGTTTATGGTTGCCGCCCGCGTTTGCACAGTACTCGGATGCACTGTCAACAGCCGCTGAGCTGGCGCTGGAACATCCTGACTGCAGGGAAGTTCTCTACGGTCGTCTGAATGAGTTCCGCAGCGCTCAAACAGAGATCAGTTTCACCATTCTATGCATGAAAGATGCTCGCAGCACGTTTAATCAGGTTTTTGCACTGGCTGACTTGCTGGATAATCCGGCAGCGGATGCGCGACGCGCGGCCAGGCAGCAGGAGCTTGAACAGCTTCGCGGCCTGCTGCAGCCTTCAAGCAGGCCTGGCAGTGACAACGAGGCTGAAACAGAGGCAGACGCAGAGCAGGATGAGGACTCGTCACCGGAAATTTTCTGATCTTATGACAAGACCTTCTGATAATGCCAATACCGCGTCAAAACCTGGCAAAATAAGTGAACGACGCCTGCTGAGTGATGATGAAATTGCCAGCCTGCCCCGCGCCGGGTTGCTGCGGAGGCTTGCTGCGCTGCTTTACGATATGTTCCTGGTTGCTGCTATCTGGTTCTGTCTGGGGTACCTGCTGCTTTTTGTGTTTGGTCTGTTTGCCGACAATACCAGTCGGCTGGTTGATGGCCAGGTAGTGACACATCCGATCTTGTCTGCTTTGCAATTTGCGATGATGCTGTCGACATCCATCGCATTTTATCTTTGGTTCTGGAATCGGTCGGGGCAGACACTCGGTATGATTGCCTGGCGTATCCGGGCGTTGCAGCTTGATAACCGACCGATCACCCTGCGCCAGGGTTTGATTCGCTGGTTGGCAGCGTGGCCCAGTTTCTGGTTGGGCGGGCTTGGCTATCTGTGGATGTATGTGGATAAGCAGCACGATGCAATTCACGAACGGCTATCACATACAAAAACGGTCCTGCTGCCCAAGCATGCAAGACCGTTTTAAACTATCTTTTTTGTTTCAAGCGGGGATTGGCAGCGCCTTCAAAGCCGCAACAACCCGATCTCCGAATGCCTGTGTGTCAATCATCTTGACGTCTGAACCAGGCCTGGATAAATCTGGCGTCGAGTAACCATCTGCGAAGACACTTTGCATGGCATGCCAGACATTCCTGGATTCCTGAGTCATGTTAAAACTCATTTCCAGCATCATGGCAACTGAGCCGATCATTGAGTATGGATTGGCGATATTTTTACCGGCAATGTCAGGTGCCGAGCCATGCGAGGGTTCATAATATGCTTTGTCATCACCCAGACAGGCAGAGGGCATCAGGCCCAGTGAGCCCAGAATGCCACCACCCTGATCGCTCAGAATGTCACCAAACATGTTCTCCATGACCATCACGTCAAAGCGTCCGGGATTCAGGCACAGGTAAGTAGCGGCAGCGTCTACCAGAATGTTCTCGACTTTGACGTCGGGGTAATCTTTGCCAACTTCGTCGATGACCGCATTCCACAGCACACTGGATTTAAGGACATTGCTCTTGTGGATATTGTGCAGCACTTTTTTGCGCTTTTGCGCTGTCTCAAAGGCCACTTTGGCAATGCGCCGAATCTGATTCTCGTCATATTCGAGTGTTTCTTTGACATACCGGATGCCGTCGGCGGTTTTACCCGTTTCTTTCTCACCGAAGTATAGCCCACCCACCAGTTCGCGAATGATCATGATGTCGATACCGTCGCCAATAATTTCCGGTTTCAGCGGCGAAAAGTGAGCCAGACCTTTGGGCAGAAATACTGGCCGAAAATTGGCATAAGTGTTGTAGCGGCGACGCAGTGGCAGCAGAGCGCCCCGTTCCGGCTGCATATCGACCGGAATCTTCTGGGATTCTTCATGACTCAGACCAATGGGCCCTTTCAGGATTGCATCGGCCTCATCGCAAACTTTCTGGGTCTGTTCAGGAAAGGGGTGTCCGCACTCAAAGTAGGCACTGGCGCCAAATGGCGTATGGATCAGGTCGAAGCTGATATTGTTACGTTCGGCGACCAGATCCAGGACCTTTACGGCCTCACGCATGATTTCCGGCCCGATACCATCCCCATCGAGCAGGGCGATTTTGAAATTACTCATGAAATTATCCGTTGTTTGTCCAGACAGCGACATGCCACAGAAATCTATGACGTTGCATGACGACGTTGTTGCATAAATAGGAGGGTCAGTAATTTACCACGTTAGGTGGTCTGTCGGAAGGTGCAGGAGGGCAGGCTGTCTCCTGATTGTCAGAAAAGCTGCATGACCTGGCGTATGAAGATGAGTGCCAGTATCACCACCACGATGTAAGAAATGGTATCGCTGACTTCAAAACCAAAAAATTTCTTGGGTTTGTCCTGATCATTTTGTGCCATGATAACAACCTGATTCCGTGTCTTGGTGTGTGTAGACTACACTATTAAAAAATAAAATGTCATTACCAGAATGGGGGTGCGACAGATTGTCGCACCTATACAATAGTCAACAATAGTCACACCACTATTAGCCACGCCGATACGTCTGTCTCGCCGCGCGTTAGCCGATGGGCCAGTCTGCGGCGTCCACTGAGTCCAGCGCTGAATCGGGTGTGTGCGGTGCCCAGCGTCTGACATACATTCCATCTACATCAAATTTGCTGGCCTGCGCAGCGAGGTCGAAATGACGTCCGCCACGTGGATCCACCCCTACACCAGCGATATATTGCCAGTTACCCCAATTGGAGGCAACGTCAAAGTCAATCAGCATGTGCTCAAACCAGGCGGCCCCATAGCGCCAATCCATGCCCAGTTCATTCACAAAGCAACTGGCGGCGATCTGTCTGCCACGGTTTGACAGATAACCGGTAGCCTGAAGCTGGCGCATGCAGGCGTTAACCAGTGGCCAGGGCGTGTTGCCATGACACCATTTGCGATACCGCTCCGGATGCAGGCAGGCATGCGGCGGTCTGCTGCGCAGGCCCTTGAGCTGGAAAAGTGAGTCTTTCTGAGCAAGCGCCAGCCAGTGGAAGTATTCGCGCCACAGCAGTTCGAAGTACAGCCAATAGCTGGACTCGTTAGCACCTTTTTGCTGTTCATATCGCAACAGGCGTTTGGTGATACGCCTGGGTGAAAGACACCCTGCCGCTAACCAGGGGGAAAGCCTGGATGAGTTTTCCCAGTCGTCCAACTGATCCCTTACGTTTTTATAGTCAGATGGCAGATCACTGTTGAAATAGGCCTCTAGGTGTTCAGAGGCTGCATTTTCGCCGCCGATAAAATCAGCTGAGCCGCTGCCTGATTGCTGATACCGTTTTGGTATCCAATCTGGCAGGCTCTGATCCGGCACCACTTGAAGGGGGGCGCGTGGCAATGACCCCGGAGCTTGCAGTGGTTCTGGCACAGAGAGAGTTTCAACCTGCTTTCTATAAGGCGTGAAGCCTTTGCGCAGCGTCTCAAGCGAAATGTCAAAGGAACCGGTATCGAATAAAGTGGCGGTGTCTACCTGCTCAATGATCAGCTCAGGAAAATGCTGAGACAGAAATTTGAGTATGCGAAGCTCATCACTGGCTATCTGACGTGAGCAGATCAGCCTTTGAACCTTATGTCGACGGATCAGCTCTGCCAGTTGCTGTTCCGGCAGTCCGTAGCGAATCTGCAGGAATTGGCCCCTGATCCTCAATTGTTCCGCCATCGTATCCAGGCTTTGCCGCAGGAAGCGCCAGCGATGGGTGCCCATGGAGCTGACGTGATATCTGTGCGGCTTGAACCAACGCTGGTCGATGCAGTAGACACAGATCAGCGAGTCAGCCTGGGCTGCTCTGACCAGGGCCGGGTTGTCATCCAGTCGCAGGTCGCTGGTCAACCAGTACAGACTTGTCGTCATGATCGCATCCTTCAGTGTGTTTAGGGTAAAATTACGACCCGCGGCATTTCGCAGATCAGCTTATATCTTTTCAGGAGTATTTATGAAGCAGTTGTACATCCCCGGTTTATCAGTTTTAGCCACCGTAGCGCTTATCAGCCTTGCCTGGATGAATCTGGATCTGCCGAATCAGGAACGTGTTCATGCCTGTATAGGCGAGTGTTACGAGGATTATGTTGCAGCTAATGGTAACATTCTGGACCAGCAGCGCGCGGCCGCGGAAGCTGCGGCATCGGCCAGCCCCGCCGAACTGGGACGAACTGCTTATGCAGGATGTCAGGCCTGCCATGGTGCCACAGGTGGTGGTGGAGTAGGTCCGCAGCTTGCCGGTCGGGACCAGGCGTTTATCGTGGAAGCGTTGACTGCTTACAAAAATCGCGAAACCCGTGGTGATCAGAGTGCCATGATGTGGCCATCGGCAGCCGCTCTGTCTGCGGCTGATATTGAGAACCTGGGCGCCTTTATAGAGTCCCTCTAATCCCTTTTTTGATGCCGGAGCAGACAGCTGATGCGGTCATTGACAGTTACACTCATGATTGTCCTGGCCGCACTGGCTGCCTGCTCTTCTCCGGAACCTGCGCAAATGGTACCTGAACCCGGCGTGTCACAGCAATTAGCGCAAACGCGTGCATCAGCCGTTACCGATGTCAGTTACGATCTGCATTTCCGGATTCCTGAATCACAGAACCAATCAGTCACAGGCCGTGTGCTCATAGAGTTCACCTTGCTCGATGCAGATCGTTCGCTGGTGATCGATTTTCGCGCGCCACCTGATCATATCCACCAGGTTTTTCTGAACGGGCAATCGGCAGAATATTCGACGCCACAAGATCACATTGTCATCGCTGCTGAACATTTGTCCGTGGGTCCAGTGTCTGTTGAGATTGATTTTCAAAGCACTGACAATGCGCTGAATCGTCAACCTGATTTTCTGTATACATTATTTGTTCCTGACAATGCTTCGACGGCATTTCCGGTTTTTGAACAGCCTGATATCAAGGCGCGGTACCGACTTTCGCTGAGTGTACCTGACGATTGGCAAGCGCTGGCGAATGGTCAACTGCTGCGTCGTCAGCCTGATTCAGACCGAAACAATGCCGATCGGCTGGAATTCGCCGTCACCCAGCCTCTCAGCTCTTATCTCTTTGCGTTTGCCGCCGGTCAGTTTCAGACTGAGACTGCCGTGCGCAACGGGCGCGAGATGACGATGTACCATCGTGAGACTGATGCTGACAGTGTGGCACGAAATCGGGATGCCATTTTTGATTTGCATGTCACCGCCCTGGACTGGCTGGAAGACTATACAGCCATTGAT from Pseudohongiella spirulinae encodes:
- a CDS encoding c-type cytochrome, encoding MKQLYIPGLSVLATVALISLAWMNLDLPNQERVHACIGECYEDYVAANGNILDQQRAAAEAAASASPAELGRTAYAGCQACHGATGGGGVGPQLAGRDQAFIVEALTAYKNRETRGDQSAMMWPSAAALSAADIENLGAFIESL